The Portunus trituberculatus isolate SZX2019 chromosome 7, ASM1759143v1, whole genome shotgun sequence genome contains the following window.
ATGGGTAGGAGGAATGGGTAGGAGTGATGGGTAAAAGTGATAGCTAGGAATGatattttgcctttatttttatgtaagagggcaaacctggccaagggcaacaaaaacgactaAACAAATAGGtctacttagatgccagttttcgagcaggtccgagagagttagcccccctcaaaaaaaaatgggataaaagtcttgaaatctccctcttcaatgagttcaggtcacaggaagatagaaatacagaagcaggcaggagttccagagtgtaccagagaaagggatgaaggattgagcgtactggttaactcctgcattagggaggtggacagaatgaagtaaatgtcttgaaacctccttcttcaatgagttcaggttgtaggaagatggaaatacagaagtaggcagagagttccagagtgtaccagagttAACCAGACCACTCCAGGCAGCGTCAACATAGGAGTAACCAGTCGttctataaagaaaaaatcccAATCATGAGAAAGGAATGTGAGGAAGAAtaggggaaggaaaaactgaaaagaagaaaggggattATAAGGAAGAGCAGTGAAGACAAGATGCGAGGAACGAAAAAAAGGGCAGAAGATTTGAACTTTGGACTTGCATTGTAACCAGACACCctgccacctgcaccaccacgctGAGGCAATACCAACGCCAGTCACAGCAAACAAATCCTATACcaaacatgaaaggaaagagaaaaaaatatgagtccagcaacaataacattagTAGAAGCAAACATCAATCTGGAGTTGTGCCGTTGAAAAGGCGAGAGGCTTACCTACATACATCTACTGAGCCTCTCTAGATGTCAAAGAGAAAGCTAAATTGATGGTATATTGTCAGTGTTCATTTCCTCTTACTATtaattctgaaacacctctagCTAcactactactttcaaaaggctccagaaatcacacaggtttttaaaggtgtttcttaTGGTTTTATTGAGAGATTAACAgcttttctatattattaaaagAAGGAACACTCTTAGGAACCTGGCtattcatttctgtggccttggaaaattgttgtggtgagaaaataagggatgaaataggaagaaataggaggaacacttgggaaaaataagagaaacattgTTGGGAATTCGGCtattcatttctgtggccttagatAATTGTCCTGGTGAGAAGAGGAGTGTTTCTGTAAGTAGACTTATGATTGGTGATACTATGACCATCCCAGtgactactatgactactactatagCTATTTGCATTTATCACCTACAGTTCTAAGTTCTCAGGTGTAAGTCAAgtgctttgttttttgttttagtgttttgtttacttttaaaGTGTAAAGTGTGGGAATGTGTTTAGtgttgtctcgtgtgtgtgtgtgtgtgtgtgtgtgtgtgtgtgtgtgtgtggcaaactTACCAGAAACATTTGtatctcactactactacgacatcaataactactaatactataacaactactattactactgctactaggcactactactactactactactactactactactactactactactactactactattacaaacaaacaagaaacctTCCAAAACCAGaattaacgaaaaaaatatatatatacgtatgcattcactagaaccataagaaaCCACTGTactaaaagataataatagtaacaaaaaagaaataaaaagtaaataaaggtaAGAAAACTAAGAGATAGACCAGTAGATTCTCAGATAGGAAGTATTATATTATTAGTGTATAcgagaataagagaaacaatATACAAATCCCTTAGATATAGAGAATAGGTTACCAGGTGTTActgcattaacctcttcagcaccaggacgcgtttccatattcattctgcttactatttggtgatttcatacgccttcagaaactcatgtggggggattaaaatagtgaagactctggcaattaatcatctgacctccatagacctttcctaatgtcaataaaatggtctaattgtacccaaaactcaaggtaaaaatgcgttccagtactgaaggagttaagcacAGGTATTAATTAGCCAGGTGTATTAAATTGTACCGGTGGCCTTGGACTGTTGACATTGTActgaataaaatgataatgttaatttcatgttttcaagagaaagagagagagagagagagagagagagagagagagagagagagagagagagagagagagagagagagagaaatagaggcaTGGGAGTGAAAGCTTATAAAAGTGAGAGGTGTCAGTTACTAtgggagtaaaagagagagagagagagagagagagagagagagagagagagagaatgtgtgtatgtttgccctgggagagtgtgagagaggcgTGTGAGAGAGTACGAGGCTTAAGAGGGTGTGGGAGAAGGCAGCTGGGTTCAAAGGAAAGACCAATTGTGAGAGTTTAATTGTGAgtgggtgtggagagagagagagagagagagagagagagtgtgtgtgtgtgtgtgtgtgtgtgtgtgtgtgtgtgtgtgtgtgtgcgtgcgttatCAAGGCAAGATACGACAAATTGTAATAACAAttgataaacgagagagagagagagagagagagagagagagagagagatggagaatgtGCATGCGTATGTGTGTTATCAAGCCAAGACGCaataaggaacaaaaacaacataagaGATGCACGCCTCGAGATGAACGTAACCTCActacccgttttctttcactctcgttcacttaccattttctttcacacctCAAATTTTACCTGTCCACTTTACTTACTCATTTCTCAGCCTCGTTTTTAACACTTCTTCATCGTCTCCTTCCCATTACATGTCACAGAACCTCTTGCAAAATCCTGTGgggttctcaagggtgttttcttggttctggtgatagtttataaggttctagtggaagtaaTTGGGTTTTCTAGTGTGTATTGAGGTTCTAGTCAGTTTGCGAGGTTCTAGTTCTAGTTATTGAGATGTTTTTTGGGTTCTGGTGGTACTTtgcaaggttctagtggaaatCATTGGGGTTTtctagtgtgttttgaggttcTAGTCAGTTTGAAAGGtgctagtggaagttattgagtttgttttggttctgAAGATAGTTCCcgaggttctagtggaagttattggtgtttatagggtgttttaaggttctagttaGTTTATAAggttttagtggaagttatagAAGTTTCCTAGTGTTTTTGGGAGTTCTAGTTAGTTTGAAAGGtgctagtggaagttactgaggTGTTTTCTGAGTTCTGGTGATAGTTtgtaaggttctagtggaagttactgggtttttcttgtgtgtttggaGGTTCTAGTTAGTTtgtaaggttctagtggaaattatttaagttttctagggtgttttgaggttctTGTCAGTTTGGAGAGGttctagtgaagttattggtgttttctagTGTGGTTTGAGGTTCTAGAGAGTTTGgaaggtggtagtggaagtCATTCAGGTGGTTTcttggttctggtgatagattgcgAGGTtcaagtggaagttattgggattttaCAGGATATTTTGAGGTTTTTGTCAGTTTGAAAGGTTCTAGTGTGGAGATTCCTTGGTTCTGGTGAGAATTTTACGGGTTCTCGTTTTCAAGGTttccaagattttttttaagattcGAGTGATAGATAGTTTGATTAATTCttgtgaaatttttttttgtgtgtttaaattAGGATTAGTGGTAGTTTAACAGGTTCCGGTGAGGGTTTTAATAGTTTGGAAAGGTGTTTTAATAGCTTTTATGAGATTCTAACACTCTTTATTTGAAATTGTTAGTTTGCAAGGTTTCTGTGATCCTAATAATAGTTTAACAAGGTTTTTGAAATGTTAGTGGAGAAAATACTCATGAAAACCCAATTGGTTGCCTATGTGCTGTGTAGATTGTCATAGCGGAACACCAAAGTAATTAGGAACACTCGGAGtcagtaaggaaaggagaaataagtgtAAGAGTAAAAGGTCATCAGTTCATTCACATCCAGATACAATACAAGGTGTTGGCTGACTCCCACGGCCTTCACGGTAGTGACCTCCTGGACAACAAATATTAAAATGCCTTGAATCTTTATGGTGTGAGGTatcagatttctctctctctctctctctctctctctctctctctctctctctctctctctctctaatggtacTTATACTGCTATGACTGGGCGTCCTATAATTATAAAGTCACAGTTTGGCTGAGCCTGTTGACCTGTCGCTGGAGCCCGGCACCTGAGTGGAGGTCTTCCACTCTCATCGTTACCTTTGGCCAGCGCCACTCTCACATAAGACATGGTGGAAGAGAACACTGAACAGCCACCACAGATTAGCTTCACAGATAATCAGGTATTCCTAAATGCTTCCTGCTGATCTAAAGCGTCATCAGGTTTACATACATAGACTTAAACCTAACATACACAACGACGCGAGCACCTCAGCGGTGGTGGAGTTAATAAGCCATGGACACGCGTGTACTGCCTGCCAGGCGACGCAGCGCTGCGCCTGGCAGGCGGTGCAGTGCTCGCTACACAATACATGGCAACATGACATGGTCGAGGAACACTACACAGTATTATCACGGTGATCTAAAACGACACCAAAGTTTAGTACCTGAAGAGGTCACGCGGTGATTGCAGGTCACCGCGTGCGGCTGCAAAGGCCACACTCACCGCggcgccaccacaccaccacactaccgcGCCGCTGGATGAGCTGACACCAGGGCCAGGCAGGGCCAGCTGGGGCAAACACCTCAGGGCCAGCAGCAGCTGCAGGACAAGGAGGGCGGTTCGGTAATCCtggtcttcgtcctcgtcctgaTCCTGGCCCTGGTCCTGGTTCTGGTCCTAGTCCTGGTCCTGGCCCTGGTCTTGGCTCTGGCCCTGGTCATGACCCTGGTCCTCGTCCCGCTCTGCCCTGCGCCTTGTCCCCTGGGTCTAGGAGTGCCCCAGCCTCCggcgccgcctcctcctcttcctcttcttcctctcctggtAGCGGTTGACAAACTTTGCCACCACCCTGTCCCTGAGGCGCCTGCCCACGGCGTGCTCGTAGTGCACGGCGGCCTGCCGCACGCCGTACACCATGGCGTACTGCGCGATCTCCCGTTTGAACGACTGGTTCAGCTTCTTCCTGGCCAGGCCCCCCGCCCCCGGGCTGCGTCCCTGCGGCCCCACGTACCCCTGCAAGCCACCATCGCCGACTCTCTCTCCCGGTGGGTGCCAGCTGTACTCCCGGTGGTGGCGGCCTACGCTCCCAGGAGAGTTCATGGCGTCGTAGGTGGTGGAGCTCCACGGGGAGGTGCCACCCCGGCTCCACACGATGTAGTGGCCCCCGCGGGAGATGACCTTGCGACGGCCGCGTCTCAAGGGCGAGGCCATGTCATGGTTCTGGCGTCGCTGTCCCACGCCCCGCCCAGCCACGTGCTGTCCTCGGCCCTCGCCCACGTGCGCCCGCAGGTCGTCGACCCCAGCTACGCCGCCGCCAGCCACGGCCGCCCCTGGGGACACTGGCGCTCACTCACCACggcagagagggaagggtggtCGGGGAGTGCGAGAGACATGGCACCGGTGACATAGACGGAGAAGAGTGGAATGGAATGAGGGAATGCATCAGGATGTTTGAAGGGCGTGAAGCGTGAGGCGTGAGGGAAGTgctgaggagaaacaggagggagACAGGAGAGTGAAGTGGCCAACCTGCATGGAGGGCGAGCAGAGCGACGCACAGCAGAGTCAGGCAAGGTGACCACATCTCCCTGTCAGTGCCGCCACCACACTGCGCCCCTCGCCGACCTcactcccttcaccctccccccCTGCCATCCTTcacttctcatcctctccctccctccctctcccctctcccttctgttAGCCTGATTAGGTAAGAAGCGAGGCTGTCTTTCATAATGCGCAGCGCAATGAAATGACAAACACCCCCgtgaaccgagagagagagagagagagagagagagagagaaaaaaaatggtggccAGGAGAGGATGCGCCGCGTCTAATTGGAGGCAAATTTGGAGTGTGCAAGTTaaactgtcttctctctctctctctctctctctctctctctctctctctctctctctctctttatcgttCCTACCGCCCTACCGCGAcgtgagaacacacacacacacacacacacacacacacttccctcctcttccttcacaacacacacacacacacacacacacacacacacacactcctccccttcttagattagaagaaattaagtgttttatttatgtatccactcatttatttcattgagtagagagagagagagagagagagagagagagagagagagagagagagagagagaaaaggagggggggggagaatTTTATGTTAACAGTGTCTTTTTGTAGcatatgttattttctttatttttcttagcgAACACTAGCCCTTCATCTGCTGCCGTGGCCTCTGTCAGCCTCGTGAAATGGTCTCGTACACAATGGCGCCCAGACAACTCCAGCGGGTGTGTTCAGaaaaaggcggtgtcacactagcactttttccgtcgattaatgcgatttccgtcgatttttcaacgttccgcatgaacttatcgcatgaatttgtcagacgatagggatcgtttccgtctgcaaattttccgcctttgtttacataccaagaccaagaccaagacctgtaagacttgccgcgtctcctcaacctgcttctacgtgcattggttctactactaaccatgaacgcatccatgcttgtttagctcgtctaagttttgtaatacacagtattacgttcagagcagcgtatctttgccgcagcgtggcctccatgtttgtgtttacattgtgttggcgggaagtgacgacggaaagtgacgatgaaacaccgtttgtgtgtgacaggccgcagccaaaatattgtcgattttctgaaaaacgacggaaaaagtagacggaaaaagtgctagtgtggcACCGCCTTAAATGAGTTAGCCcttagaaagcagaaaaaaaaaaacaagaagtgaggaggagggtgaggaagtgACAAATCAGTGTTTTCCTCCGTTCGGCGTTCACAGACGTAGGTCGAGACAGTCAGGTCAACGACTGCCCTTGGGGAACAGAGGGGCTGGCAGTAGACCACAACaagagttttttcttttttaatgttatggcctatagcgcctgtaggcatacttgaagagtatgtataggaagcgctgttcagcttccacctattagtggcgcaggcaattttatttatagtggtacctgtattagggcccatatcacctaccaagcgcatctttggtgtaaccacctagagcctgggtatcttggtgatatgtaggtaactttaaaccactcgacaaatggcaaagtttcaaggcaatACGTGGTGGGATAGACGACTGAATTTAATTTTCGTCTGTTTAGTGTGTTCCGTCGATTACGTTCCAGTGTTTACCTCGGGGATGTGCACTGTACAGCATGGTGGAGAAAAAGCGTCCCTAAAGTCCGGGGACTCCGTGGGTTACGAAACCTTACGGCAGTGGCTCCCAATCTTTTGGCACTCGCGACCCCTTAACTAAAACCCATGTGACCCCCTACTTAGGGCTTACTATCAGCAGCTTAATTTtcctatacacacatacaaacagttacagacacatacacactcacacaggcacattCACTTACAGGCACGCATACATATACCCATAATATCACCTAATAACATTGAACTAATTAATGCAGCACACGTTTTGTTTtgcaccgaaaaaaaaaaaatgtaagagcaTAAAAAATGCAATTGATGAGACAGAATTAATATTATCCCAAGCTACTTCTGGCAAGGCTACGCAACCCCCTGCCAAGGCTTCGCGACCCACCGGTTGGGAACCCCTGCCTTTCAGGATCCCGAGAGTTCTTAACATCTGAAGTTCTAAGGTAAGTAAGAAGCACGCAAGTGTTTAGTAAATACCTCTTAGCATAAATACGAAGTAGTCGAGGACTTAAAAAATACATAACTGTTTAGTGAATTCCGTTCAGAGTAGTATATTGTCTTCCGTGATCCTTTGGCCCAGCCTTCCCTCAgcactcgccaccaccaccgctgcttcGCCCTACCTtacatgaaaatgaaatatataaatattacCTATATAGTTGTTACGAAACCCTTCTTatatagcagtgtgtgtgtgtgtgtgtgtgtgtgtaagtctcaTACGAGTAcacatgtgtgcgtgtgagtatACAGGCAAAATGTGTGAGGGAGCGAGCTAGCGGTGTTGCGTTGTTCGTTGTTCAGAGTCAGACGGTGCTATCATCTGCTGCTAATGGGAGGAAAGTTGACATATACCTATCAGCAGATCACCTCCCATGAGGCCCTGGGCTCACGAATGTAcccgtgtgtgtgagtgtgt
Protein-coding sequences here:
- the LOC123498074 gene encoding uncharacterized protein LOC123498074 isoform X1, translating into MWSPCLTLLCVALLALHAVSPGAAVAGGGVAGVDDLRAHVGEGRGQHVAGRGVGQRRQNHDMASPLRRGRRKVISRGGHYIVWSRGGTSPWSSTTYDAMNSPGSVGRHHREYSWHPPGERVGDGGLQGYVGPQGRSPGAGGLARKKLNQSFKREIAQYAMVYGVRQAAVHYEHAVGRRLRDRVVAKFVNRYQERKKRKRRRRRRRLGHS
- the LOC123498074 gene encoding uncharacterized protein LOC123498074 isoform X2, translated to MWSPCLTLLCVALLALHAGAAVAGGGVAGVDDLRAHVGEGRGQHVAGRGVGQRRQNHDMASPLRRGRRKVISRGGHYIVWSRGGTSPWSSTTYDAMNSPGSVGRHHREYSWHPPGERVGDGGLQGYVGPQGRSPGAGGLARKKLNQSFKREIAQYAMVYGVRQAAVHYEHAVGRRLRDRVVAKFVNRYQERKKRKRRRRRRRLGHS